In one window of Micromonospora cathayae DNA:
- a CDS encoding non-ribosomal peptide synthetase/MFS transporter: MTDLKDAATRDAARQALIAQRLRKRRATPAAGITPRPPGATVPLSYAQERVWFMDQIAPGEAAYHIAVPLRVRGPLDVTALRAALGALTDRHESLRTRFPADADGRPTVLVAEHVEVPLTVVDAADEAAAQAIVDRAAVEPFDLAAGPLLRATLIRLADDDHVLFLGKHHIVGDGWSVDVLLRDLITLYRGGELPTLPIQYGDFARWEAERLDGPQARGHLDYWTARLAGITPLELPADLPRPATQTYHGDFVEFTVDRATTDALNALTRDAGGTLFMTLLAAYQVFLGRHAGQDDFAVGASVAGRSAPELENLVGMFINMLPMRADLAGDPTFTELLARTRRGVLDGFEHAEVPFARVVQELNLPRDVSRSPVFQSMFVLQNYEMGRFRSTTDGAAAAGTAAEVDFAWQPMELRATRFDFELHVVEVGSGLWGKLVFNTDLFTRATVERMAERFTTLLRSVVAAPTSRVSALDLTTPAERALLAGWNTTAADFPATATLHGLVEAQVARTPDAPAVTFDGRTWTYAELNAAANRIAHRLRAAGVGPETLVGVCAERSFELVAGLLGVVKAGGAYLPLDPEYPADRLAFMVTDADAPVVLVQQHLRDVLPETSATVLALDDPAGWADQPTDDPTPTAGPTNLAYVIYTSGSTGRPKGVPNTHRGIVNRLDWMQRTYRLGGDDAVLQKTPASFDVSVWEFFWPLQTGARLVLAKPGGHKDAGYLRDLLVTERVSTAHFVPSMLTVFLAEDGVETATALRRVICSGEELPLAAAVEFTTRLPWCGLHNLYGPTEAAIDVSAWECEPAALAGLTSVPIGGPIANLRLHVLDPAGDECPVGVAGELHLGGVGLARGYHRRPALTAEKFVPDPFSGEPGARLYRTGDLARWRVQPDGSGVVEFLGRIDHQVKLRGLRIELGEIESALRDQPGVAEAAVVVREDTPGDKRLVGYLVGTAEPAALKAALKDRLPEYMVPNAFVTLDALPLSPNGKLDRKALPAPVVTREASVALVEPRDDTERLLATIWSEVLGVPTLGIDDDFFDLGGHSMLATQVVAKIRKADLDTRPVGVMDLFQQRTIRDLAAFMAGGADADGPRRLLYELTKPVPAGRRTLTYVCVPYGGGSAIVYQPLADALPAGHALWSLAIPGHDVGLDEAALPFDELTTRVTEEILERIEGPVALYGHCGVGSAIAADVARKVEAAGRDLDALYIGAMFPFARPKGPLAALRTRLEKLRSNRHYASWLKSMGVDTDELEPEQADRILSNMRADSRASEEYFTGLLDRQAVKLRAPIVSVVGSEDPVTDYYTERYAEWQFLSDTVGLVVLDQAGHFFLKYRADELAEVVTSTHRAMAAGDTRALEPAAKGEDAAWTLRDWQRVGVDDRPAKDVVKPSMARFLAITVGQLVSTTGSALTAFALPIWLFTQTGSVANLGLLWALALICGVLMLPVAGAITDRVSRRKIMMIASSSAGSIQLVLAALLWTGNLALWHIYLLVALSQVAASFQRIAYQSSVPQLVPKRYLGHAMGIAQLSNGFALLMMPVFAAGLLAAIELKGILLIDVASYVVAVATLAVIRFPDLLGWRPRERLLVAIANGLRYSWHHRGFRLMLGYFALGNIFLAPALVLTTPLVLSFATATEVAQVALAEACGAVAGGVLMALWGGPRHRRMIGVLVGNLGTAVGCVIIGMDASVVVIAAGAFWLAMSMTTAQSIYATIVQVKVPQRYHGRVFSLNQTISWSTLPIGFALLAPAATALFEPMLAPGGALAGSVGAVIGTGEGRGIGFAYVVFGAMLVLVTLGGFAIRLLRRFDLEVEDSLPDDLIGAQERERRLAERAARQAEQDQRVAVPV, from the coding sequence ATGACGGACCTGAAGGACGCCGCGACCCGCGACGCCGCCCGCCAGGCGCTGATCGCGCAACGGCTCCGCAAGCGCCGCGCCACCCCGGCGGCCGGGATCACCCCCCGGCCGCCGGGGGCCACGGTGCCCCTGTCGTACGCCCAGGAGCGGGTCTGGTTCATGGACCAGATCGCCCCCGGCGAGGCCGCGTACCACATCGCCGTGCCGCTGCGGGTACGCGGCCCGCTCGACGTGACCGCGCTGCGGGCCGCGTTGGGCGCGCTCACCGACCGGCACGAGTCGCTGCGGACCCGGTTCCCGGCCGACGCCGACGGCCGACCGACCGTGCTGGTCGCCGAGCACGTCGAGGTGCCGCTGACCGTCGTGGACGCGGCCGACGAGGCCGCCGCGCAGGCGATCGTGGACCGGGCCGCCGTCGAGCCGTTCGACCTGGCGGCCGGTCCGCTACTGCGGGCCACCCTGATCCGGCTGGCCGACGACGACCATGTGCTGTTCCTCGGCAAGCACCACATCGTCGGCGACGGCTGGTCGGTGGACGTGCTGCTGCGCGACCTGATCACCCTGTACCGGGGCGGCGAGCTGCCCACCCTGCCCATCCAGTACGGCGACTTCGCCCGCTGGGAGGCCGAGCGGCTGGACGGCCCGCAGGCCCGCGGCCACCTGGACTACTGGACCGCCCGGCTGGCCGGCATCACCCCGCTGGAACTGCCGGCGGACCTGCCCCGGCCGGCCACCCAGACCTACCACGGCGACTTCGTCGAGTTCACCGTGGACCGGGCCACCACCGACGCGCTGAACGCGCTCACCCGGGACGCCGGCGGCACCCTGTTCATGACGCTGCTCGCCGCGTACCAGGTGTTCCTGGGCCGGCACGCCGGTCAGGACGACTTCGCCGTCGGCGCGTCGGTGGCCGGCCGGTCCGCGCCGGAGCTGGAGAACCTGGTCGGCATGTTCATCAACATGCTGCCGATGCGGGCCGACCTGGCCGGCGACCCCACCTTCACCGAGCTGCTGGCGCGCACCCGGCGCGGCGTGCTGGACGGTTTCGAGCACGCCGAGGTGCCGTTCGCCCGGGTGGTGCAGGAGCTGAACCTGCCCCGCGACGTCAGCCGCTCCCCGGTCTTCCAGTCGATGTTCGTGCTCCAGAACTACGAGATGGGCCGGTTCCGGTCCACCACCGACGGGGCAGCCGCCGCCGGCACCGCCGCCGAGGTCGACTTCGCCTGGCAGCCGATGGAGCTGCGGGCCACCCGGTTCGACTTCGAACTGCACGTGGTGGAGGTCGGCTCCGGGCTGTGGGGGAAGCTGGTCTTCAACACCGACCTGTTCACCCGGGCCACCGTCGAACGGATGGCCGAGCGGTTCACCACCCTGCTCCGCTCGGTGGTCGCCGCCCCGACCAGCCGGGTCTCCGCCCTGGACCTGACCACCCCGGCCGAGCGGGCGCTGCTGGCCGGCTGGAACACCACCGCCGCCGACTTCCCGGCCACCGCCACCCTGCACGGGCTGGTCGAGGCGCAGGTGGCCCGGACCCCGGACGCCCCGGCGGTCACCTTCGACGGCCGCACCTGGACGTACGCGGAGCTGAACGCGGCGGCCAACCGGATCGCGCACCGGCTGCGGGCCGCCGGTGTCGGCCCGGAGACCCTGGTCGGGGTGTGCGCGGAACGGTCCTTCGAGCTGGTCGCCGGCCTGCTCGGCGTGGTCAAGGCCGGCGGGGCGTACCTGCCCCTCGACCCGGAGTACCCGGCCGACCGGCTGGCCTTCATGGTCACCGACGCGGACGCGCCGGTGGTGCTGGTCCAACAGCACCTGCGGGACGTGCTGCCGGAGACCTCGGCGACCGTGCTCGCCCTGGACGACCCGGCCGGCTGGGCAGACCAGCCCACCGACGACCCGACGCCCACCGCCGGCCCGACCAACCTGGCGTACGTCATCTACACGTCCGGCTCCACCGGCCGTCCGAAGGGCGTGCCGAACACCCACCGGGGCATCGTCAACCGGCTCGACTGGATGCAGCGGACGTACCGCCTCGGCGGCGACGACGCGGTGCTGCAGAAGACCCCGGCCAGCTTCGACGTGTCGGTGTGGGAGTTCTTCTGGCCGTTGCAGACCGGTGCGCGGCTGGTGCTGGCCAAGCCGGGCGGGCACAAGGACGCCGGCTACCTGCGGGACCTGCTGGTCACCGAGCGGGTCAGCACCGCCCACTTCGTCCCGTCCATGCTGACCGTGTTCCTCGCCGAGGACGGCGTCGAGACGGCCACCGCGCTGCGCCGGGTGATCTGCTCCGGCGAGGAGCTGCCGCTGGCGGCGGCGGTCGAGTTCACCACCCGGCTGCCCTGGTGCGGCCTGCACAACCTGTACGGCCCCACCGAGGCGGCCATCGACGTCAGCGCCTGGGAGTGCGAGCCGGCCGCGCTGGCCGGCCTGACCAGCGTGCCGATCGGCGGGCCGATCGCCAACCTGCGGCTGCACGTGCTCGACCCGGCCGGCGACGAGTGCCCGGTCGGGGTGGCCGGTGAGCTGCACCTGGGCGGGGTCGGGTTGGCCCGCGGCTACCACCGCCGGCCCGCGCTGACCGCCGAGAAGTTCGTGCCGGACCCGTTCTCCGGCGAACCCGGGGCCCGGCTGTACCGCACCGGCGACCTGGCCCGCTGGCGGGTCCAGCCGGACGGCAGCGGCGTGGTCGAGTTCCTCGGCCGGATCGACCATCAGGTGAAGCTGCGCGGCCTGCGGATCGAGCTGGGCGAGATCGAGAGCGCGCTGCGCGACCAGCCCGGGGTGGCCGAGGCGGCGGTGGTCGTCCGCGAGGACACCCCCGGCGACAAGCGGCTGGTCGGGTACCTGGTCGGGACGGCCGAGCCGGCGGCGCTGAAGGCGGCGCTCAAGGACCGGCTGCCCGAGTACATGGTGCCGAACGCCTTCGTCACCCTGGACGCCCTGCCGCTGAGCCCGAACGGCAAGCTCGACCGGAAGGCGCTGCCCGCCCCGGTGGTGACCCGGGAGGCGTCGGTGGCCCTGGTGGAGCCGCGCGACGACACCGAACGGCTGCTCGCCACCATCTGGTCGGAGGTGCTCGGCGTGCCCACGCTCGGCATCGACGACGACTTCTTCGACCTGGGCGGGCACTCCATGCTCGCCACCCAGGTCGTCGCGAAGATCCGCAAGGCGGACCTGGACACCCGTCCGGTCGGCGTGATGGACCTGTTCCAGCAGCGCACCATCCGGGACCTGGCCGCGTTCATGGCCGGCGGCGCGGACGCCGACGGCCCGCGCCGGCTGCTCTACGAGCTGACCAAGCCCGTCCCGGCCGGCCGGCGCACCCTCACCTACGTGTGCGTGCCGTACGGCGGCGGCAGCGCCATCGTCTACCAGCCGCTGGCCGACGCGCTGCCCGCCGGGCACGCGCTGTGGTCGCTGGCCATCCCCGGCCACGACGTCGGACTCGACGAGGCGGCGTTGCCCTTCGACGAGCTGACCACCCGGGTCACCGAGGAGATCCTGGAACGGATCGAGGGACCGGTCGCCCTGTACGGGCACTGCGGCGTCGGCAGCGCCATCGCCGCCGACGTGGCCCGCAAGGTCGAGGCGGCCGGCCGGGACCTGGACGCCCTCTACATCGGGGCGATGTTCCCGTTCGCCCGCCCCAAGGGCCCCCTCGCGGCGCTGCGGACCCGGCTGGAGAAACTGCGCAGCAACCGGCACTACGCGAGCTGGCTCAAGTCGATGGGCGTGGACACCGACGAGCTGGAGCCGGAGCAGGCCGACCGGATCCTGAGCAACATGCGGGCCGACTCCCGCGCCTCCGAGGAGTACTTCACCGGGCTGCTGGACCGGCAGGCGGTCAAGCTGCGCGCCCCGATCGTCTCGGTGGTCGGCTCGGAGGACCCGGTCACCGACTACTACACCGAGCGGTACGCCGAGTGGCAGTTCCTCAGCGACACCGTCGGCCTGGTGGTGCTGGACCAGGCCGGGCACTTCTTCCTGAAGTACCGGGCCGACGAGCTGGCCGAGGTGGTCACCTCGACGCACCGGGCGATGGCCGCCGGGGACACCCGGGCCCTGGAGCCGGCCGCGAAGGGCGAGGACGCCGCCTGGACGCTGCGTGACTGGCAGCGCGTCGGCGTCGACGACCGGCCGGCGAAGGACGTGGTCAAGCCGAGCATGGCCCGGTTCCTGGCGATCACCGTCGGGCAGCTGGTCTCCACCACCGGCTCGGCGTTGACCGCGTTCGCCCTGCCGATCTGGTTGTTCACCCAGACCGGGTCGGTGGCGAACCTCGGCCTGCTGTGGGCGCTCGCGCTGATCTGCGGCGTGCTGATGCTCCCGGTGGCCGGCGCGATCACCGACCGGGTCAGCCGCCGGAAGATCATGATGATCGCCAGTTCCTCGGCGGGCAGCATCCAGCTCGTCCTGGCCGCCCTGCTGTGGACCGGGAACCTGGCCCTGTGGCACATCTACCTGCTGGTGGCGTTGAGCCAGGTGGCGGCGTCGTTCCAGCGCATCGCGTACCAGTCGTCGGTGCCGCAGCTGGTGCCCAAGCGCTACCTGGGTCACGCGATGGGCATCGCGCAGCTCTCCAACGGTTTCGCCCTGCTGATGATGCCGGTGTTCGCCGCCGGTCTGCTCGCCGCGATCGAACTCAAGGGCATCCTGCTGATCGACGTGGCCAGCTACGTGGTGGCGGTGGCCACCCTCGCGGTGATCCGCTTCCCGGACCTGCTGGGCTGGCGGCCCCGGGAGCGGCTGCTGGTGGCGATCGCCAACGGCCTGCGTTACTCGTGGCACCACAGGGGTTTCCGGCTGATGCTCGGCTACTTCGCGCTGGGCAACATCTTCCTGGCCCCGGCGCTGGTGCTGACCACCCCGCTGGTGCTGTCGTTCGCCACCGCCACCGAGGTCGCCCAGGTGGCCCTGGCCGAGGCGTGCGGCGCGGTCGCCGGTGGGGTGCTCATGGCACTGTGGGGCGGCCCCCGGCACCGCCGGATGATCGGCGTGCTGGTCGGCAACCTCGGCACCGCCGTCGGCTGCGTGATCATCGGGATGGACGCGTCGGTGGTGGTGATCGCGGCCGGGGCGTTCTGGCTGGCCATGTCGATGACCACCGCGCAGAGCATCTACGCCACGATCGTGCAGGTGAAGGTGCCGCAGCGGTACCACGGTCGGGTGTTCAGCCTGAACCAGACCATCTCCTGGTCGACGCTGCCGATCGGGTTCGCCCTGCTCGCCCCGGCGGCCACCGCTCTGTTCGAGCCGATGCTCGCCCCGGGCGGGGCCCTCGCCGGTTCGGTGGGCGCGGTGATCGGCACCGGCGAGGGCCGGGGCATCGGCTTCGCGTACGTGGTCTTCGGCGCGATGCTGGTGCTGGTGACCCTCGGCGGCTTCGCGATCCGGCTGCTGCGCCGCTTCGACCTGGAGGTCGAGGACTCCCTGCCGGACGACCTGATCGGCGCGCAGGAGCGGGAACGCCGGCTGGCCGAGCGGGCCGCCCGGCAGGCGGAGCAGGATCAGCGGGTGGCCGTCCCGGTGTGA
- a CDS encoding GGDEF domain-containing protein, which produces MPDPFTIVSGICAAGAVAAGFGFRQRAVRAEARIDLLQAELTAERHAASHDPLTGLPNRRAFYRLAATLLTDSAGQPLIAVVLDLDDFKQVNDRYGHAAGDQVLISVAERFAAFAGDNLVARLGGDEFAGLLASPTVDHRWMEHAARRLSDALAVPIQHGAVNLRVTASVGLAPVRGPAQLSDALCRADAAMYRAKSIGAPRPTRPARQLVDTNHHGDSLTAHR; this is translated from the coding sequence GTGCCAGATCCGTTCACCATCGTGTCCGGCATCTGCGCCGCCGGAGCGGTCGCCGCCGGCTTCGGATTCCGTCAGCGCGCGGTCCGGGCCGAGGCGCGGATCGACCTGCTCCAGGCCGAGCTGACCGCCGAACGACACGCCGCCAGCCACGACCCGCTCACCGGGCTGCCGAACCGCCGGGCCTTCTACCGGCTCGCCGCCACCCTGCTGACCGACTCGGCCGGGCAGCCGCTGATCGCGGTGGTGCTCGACCTGGACGACTTCAAGCAGGTCAACGACCGGTACGGGCACGCCGCCGGGGACCAGGTGCTGATCAGCGTCGCCGAGCGCTTCGCCGCGTTCGCCGGGGACAACCTGGTGGCCCGGCTCGGTGGTGACGAGTTCGCCGGCCTGCTGGCCAGTCCCACCGTCGACCACCGGTGGATGGAGCACGCCGCGCGCCGGCTCAGCGACGCGCTGGCCGTCCCGATCCAGCACGGCGCGGTGAACCTGCGGGTTACCGCCTCGGTCGGGTTGGCCCCGGTACGCGGCCCGGCGCAGCTCTCCGACGCGCTCTGCCGCGCCGACGCGGCCATGTACCGGGCCAAGAGCATCGGCGCGCCGCGACCGACCCGTCCGGCCCGGCAGCTCGTCGACACCAACCACCACGGCGACTCGTTGACCGCCCACCGCTGA
- a CDS encoding DUF397 domain-containing protein produces the protein MQQPPNGVSTSALPPLKWQKSRRSNPSGNCVELAELPGGAGIAMRNSRHPEGPALIYTADEIAAFVLGARDGDFDHLIT, from the coding sequence ATGCAGCAGCCACCGAACGGCGTTTCCACCAGTGCCCTGCCCCCGCTGAAGTGGCAGAAGAGCCGCCGGAGCAATCCCAGCGGCAACTGTGTCGAGCTGGCCGAGTTGCCCGGCGGGGCCGGCATCGCCATGCGGAACTCCCGCCACCCCGAGGGGCCCGCGTTGATCTACACCGCCGACGAGATCGCCGCGTTCGTGCTCGGCGCCCGGGACGGGGACTTCGACCACCTGATCACCTGA
- a CDS encoding helix-turn-helix domain-containing protein: protein MTTVPAEGGPTTGPTVLRMLLGAQLRRLREHSGVTREGAGWEIRASESKISRMELGRVGFKERDVSDLLTLYGVTEPAEREALLKLARDANNPGWWHRYGDVLPAWFQSYLGLEAAAALIRSYEVQFVPGLLQTREYARAVVMLGHGAAGPAEIDRRVGLRIERQQILRRPDAPLLWAVVDEAALRRPIGGPQVMRGQVHALIEATKVPNIRLQVVPFDAGGHAAAGGAFSILRFGDQDLPDIVYIEQLTSALYLDKRDDVDHYAAAMERLCVEAEPPERTQEILTRILADLHRA, encoded by the coding sequence GTGACGACGGTTCCAGCCGAGGGTGGTCCGACGACCGGGCCGACCGTGCTGCGCATGCTGCTCGGTGCCCAGCTCCGCCGGCTGCGCGAGCACAGCGGGGTCACCCGGGAGGGTGCCGGCTGGGAGATCCGCGCCTCCGAATCCAAGATCAGCCGGATGGAGCTGGGTCGGGTCGGCTTCAAGGAACGGGACGTCTCCGACCTGCTCACCCTCTACGGCGTCACCGAGCCCGCCGAACGCGAGGCGCTGCTGAAGCTGGCCCGGGACGCCAACAACCCCGGCTGGTGGCACCGGTACGGTGACGTGCTGCCGGCCTGGTTCCAGTCGTACCTCGGCCTGGAGGCCGCCGCCGCGCTCATCCGCAGTTACGAGGTCCAGTTCGTGCCGGGCCTGCTCCAGACCCGCGAGTACGCCCGCGCGGTGGTCATGCTGGGGCACGGCGCGGCCGGCCCGGCGGAGATAGACCGCCGGGTGGGCCTGCGGATCGAGCGCCAGCAGATCCTCCGCCGGCCGGACGCGCCGCTGCTGTGGGCGGTGGTCGACGAGGCCGCGCTGCGCCGCCCGATCGGCGGCCCGCAGGTGATGCGCGGCCAGGTGCACGCGCTCATCGAGGCGACCAAGGTGCCGAACATCCGGTTGCAGGTCGTCCCGTTCGACGCCGGTGGGCACGCCGCCGCCGGCGGGGCCTTCAGCATCCTGCGCTTCGGTGACCAGGACCTGCCCGACATCGTCTACATCGAACAGCTGACCAGCGCGCTCTACCTCGACAAACGGGACGACGTCGACCACTACGCCGCCGCGATGGAGCGGCTCTGCGTCGAGGCCGAGCCGCCGGAGCGGACCCAGGAGATCCTCACCCGGATCCTGGCCGACCTGCACCGCGCCTGA
- a CDS encoding SAM-dependent methyltransferase — MTSGFPGPSNPSARIDTSVAHPARRYNYWLGGKDNFQADRDSGDAWAAQFPTIRVSARENRRFLRRAVTHLARDAGIRQFLDIGTGIPTADNTHQVAQSIAPEARVVYVDNDPIVLAHARALLTSSPEGATAYLDADLRDPQRILDHPDLRRTLDLTRPVGLMLVAILHFVPDDDDPYGVVARLLDALPAGSHLVVSHATGDHLPVPLPPRPAGKSHDGDPNGLVVLRSRDEFTRFFTGLELVAPGVRSVAQWRAEQEPQPRPTAAEVSMYAAVGRKV; from the coding sequence TTGACCAGCGGGTTCCCGGGCCCCAGCAACCCCAGCGCCCGGATCGACACCTCGGTGGCCCACCCCGCCCGCCGGTACAACTACTGGCTCGGCGGCAAGGACAACTTCCAGGCCGACCGGGACTCCGGTGACGCGTGGGCGGCCCAGTTCCCCACCATCCGGGTCAGCGCCCGGGAGAACCGCCGGTTCCTCCGGCGGGCGGTCACCCACCTGGCCCGGGACGCCGGCATCCGGCAGTTCCTCGACATCGGTACCGGCATCCCCACCGCCGACAACACCCACCAGGTCGCCCAGTCGATCGCGCCCGAGGCGCGGGTGGTCTACGTCGACAACGACCCCATCGTGCTGGCCCACGCGCGGGCCCTGCTGACCAGCAGTCCCGAGGGGGCCACCGCCTACCTCGACGCCGACCTGCGGGACCCGCAGCGCATCCTCGACCACCCCGACCTGCGCCGGACCCTCGACCTGACCCGCCCGGTCGGGTTGATGCTGGTGGCGATCCTGCACTTCGTCCCCGACGACGACGACCCGTACGGCGTGGTGGCCCGGCTGCTGGACGCGCTGCCCGCCGGCAGTCACCTGGTGGTGTCGCACGCCACCGGCGACCACCTGCCGGTGCCGCTGCCGCCCCGGCCCGCCGGGAAGAGCCACGACGGCGACCCGAACGGGCTGGTCGTGCTGCGTAGCCGGGACGAGTTCACCCGCTTCTTCACCGGTCTGGAACTGGTCGCCCCGGGCGTCCGGTCGGTGGCGCAGTGGCGGGCCGAGCAGGAACCGCAGCCCCGCCCGACCGCCGCCGAGGTCAGCATGTACGCCGCGGTGGGCCGCAAGGTCTGA
- a CDS encoding protein kinase domain-containing protein → MSPFTPALRLHDRFVLRERIGRGGMSEVWRADDEVLHRPVAVKALAGQFATDPELRATIQREARAAARLTHPHVTQVYDYGEATLPGGMVVPYLVMELVAGENLADRLTRGPLAWPDAVRSGGQIAAALAAAHRIGVVHRDVKPGNVLLTDTGAKVLDFGIAALAGPPRRSTEGSSREPLMGTPAYLAPERFGAGPPDPASDVYALGAVLYRMITGRAPLPVHSWQDALAVHVRGTPVPPMGVPELPADVERLVLACLAADPTGRPTAAEVAARLGAGAPEHPPTTVLPVLSRADHPPTLVDRSIRGGPPAPERPDRIVADRPDPWTPTAGASVRPSSVGPASRRSNRTVGVLVAVGVALLVGLVGVIALGGSSDEPAAGPATASAGPPATPAQLPPTTRPAPAATRTPPTTLRDLADEVESVISQAERRGTLDGKAAQRLREELAKLESGKPKDRAKRLRELRKRLDEAVEDEQIDETAGTRLLTMLDRFPGGRAEDEPDDED, encoded by the coding sequence ATGTCGCCGTTCACGCCCGCCCTCCGGCTGCACGACCGGTTCGTCCTGCGCGAACGCATCGGGCGCGGTGGGATGTCCGAGGTGTGGCGGGCCGACGACGAGGTGCTGCACCGCCCGGTCGCGGTGAAGGCGCTCGCCGGCCAGTTCGCCACCGACCCCGAGCTGCGCGCCACCATCCAACGCGAGGCCCGCGCGGCGGCCCGGCTCACCCATCCGCACGTCACCCAGGTGTACGACTACGGCGAGGCCACCCTGCCCGGCGGGATGGTGGTGCCGTACCTGGTGATGGAACTGGTCGCGGGGGAGAACCTCGCCGACCGGCTGACCCGGGGGCCGCTCGCCTGGCCGGACGCCGTCCGGTCCGGCGGGCAGATCGCCGCCGCGCTCGCCGCCGCGCACCGCATCGGGGTGGTGCACCGGGACGTCAAACCGGGCAACGTGCTGCTCACCGACACCGGCGCGAAGGTGCTCGACTTCGGCATCGCCGCGCTGGCCGGCCCGCCCCGGCGGAGCACCGAAGGCAGCAGCCGGGAACCGTTGATGGGTACGCCCGCCTACCTGGCCCCGGAACGGTTCGGTGCCGGCCCGCCCGACCCGGCCAGCGACGTCTACGCCCTCGGCGCGGTGCTCTACCGGATGATCACCGGCCGGGCGCCGTTGCCGGTGCACAGTTGGCAGGACGCACTGGCCGTGCACGTCCGGGGTACCCCGGTGCCACCGATGGGGGTACCCGAGCTGCCCGCCGACGTCGAGCGGCTGGTACTGGCCTGTCTGGCCGCCGACCCGACCGGCCGGCCCACCGCCGCCGAGGTCGCCGCCCGGCTGGGCGCGGGCGCCCCCGAGCATCCACCCACCACGGTCCTGCCGGTCCTGTCGCGCGCCGACCACCCACCCACCCTCGTGGACCGGTCCATCCGGGGTGGGCCGCCCGCCCCGGAACGGCCGGATCGGATCGTCGCCGACCGACCCGACCCGTGGACACCGACCGCCGGTGCGTCCGTCCGGCCCTCGTCCGTCGGGCCGGCGTCGCGCCGGTCGAACCGTACCGTGGGCGTACTGGTCGCGGTGGGGGTGGCGCTGCTCGTCGGTCTGGTCGGGGTGATCGCCCTCGGTGGGTCATCCGACGAACCGGCCGCCGGGCCGGCCACCGCGTCCGCGGGCCCGCCGGCCACGCCGGCCCAGCTCCCGCCGACCACCCGCCCCGCGCCGGCCGCCACCCGAACCCCACCGACCACCCTGCGCGACCTGGCCGACGAGGTCGAGTCGGTGATCAGCCAGGCCGAGCGGCGGGGCACCCTCGACGGGAAGGCCGCCCAGCGGCTCCGCGAGGAACTCGCCAAACTGGAGTCGGGCAAGCCGAAGGACCGGGCCAAGCGGCTCCGGGAGCTACGCAAGCGCCTCGACGAGGCGGTCGAGGACGAGCAGATCGACGAGACCGCCGGCACCCGCCTGCTGACCATGCTGGACCGGTTCCCCGGCGGCCGGGCCGAGGACGAGCCGGACGACGAGGACTGA
- a CDS encoding MOSC domain-containing protein, with protein sequence MNIESIRRYPVKSMLGELLPEATVTPAGLAGDRRLALLDRATGRVVSAKNPRRWRTMLALRASGAAPGPVRITLPDGRELAGTDDVDEVLSEVLGAPVTLTATVPPGATLDRARPDEVLAAGITADVTVDRTPLGGGADPVSFVDFAPVHLLTTATLERIAAATPGRTVDAVRYRPNLVVRTGTDAGFVENDWIGRDVRIGREVVLRVLVPTPRCAVPTLAHGSLPGDPGALRVPARLNRQVPVPQLGPLPCVGVYAQVVRPGTVRVGDPVEVS encoded by the coding sequence ATGAACATCGAGAGCATCCGGCGGTACCCGGTGAAGTCGATGCTCGGTGAGCTGCTCCCGGAGGCGACGGTCACCCCGGCCGGGCTCGCGGGCGACCGCCGCCTGGCGCTGCTGGACCGGGCCACCGGCCGGGTGGTCAGCGCGAAGAATCCCCGACGGTGGCGGACGATGCTGGCCCTGCGCGCCTCGGGCGCCGCGCCCGGCCCGGTCCGGATCACGCTGCCCGACGGTCGGGAGCTCGCCGGCACCGACGACGTGGACGAGGTGCTCAGCGAGGTGCTCGGTGCCCCGGTGACGTTGACCGCCACCGTACCGCCGGGCGCGACCCTGGACCGGGCCCGGCCCGACGAGGTGCTGGCGGCCGGGATCACCGCCGACGTGACGGTCGACCGGACCCCGCTCGGCGGTGGGGCCGACCCGGTGTCCTTCGTGGACTTCGCCCCGGTACACCTGCTCACCACCGCCACCCTGGAGCGCATCGCCGCCGCCACCCCGGGACGGACCGTCGACGCGGTGCGGTACCGGCCGAACCTGGTGGTCCGGACCGGAACGGACGCCGGGTTCGTGGAGAACGACTGGATCGGACGGGACGTCCGGATCGGCCGTGAGGTGGTGCTGCGGGTGCTGGTGCCGACGCCGCGCTGCGCGGTGCCGACCCTGGCCCACGGCAGCCTGCCCGGCGACCCCGGCGCGCTGCGGGTACCGGCCAGGTTGAACCGGCAGGTGCCGGTGCCGCAGCTCGGTCCCCTCCCCTGCGTCGGCGTGTACGCCCAGGTCGTCCGGCCCGGCACGGTCCGCGTCGGCGACCCCGTCGAGGTGAGCTGA